The genomic region GAGCAGGTCGTAGGCGGCTGACTTGATGGTGACTATGTCCAGGGGCCCGAGGTCATTGACGCGCCCCAGGAAGTCCGCAATGTCTTCAGGGCTCATTCCGCCATCCAGGTATCCCTGGATCACGTTGCGTTGCAGTAAGTTCAACATCTTCCACCCTCGCTCTCAGTTCGCTACGACCATCACTGGACATTGGATATCTGCGACCGCGCCGAGCTTGGCGTCCACGGTCACCACCGGGCATCCCAGCGCTTCAGCCAGCGCTACATAGTTGGCCGCGCCCGCGTCGAGGACCTCGCTCAGTTCCCAGACCCGGCCCAGGAGCCCGAGCCCGCTGACGCGCCGAACGCCGAGATCCCGCCACACCGACATCGCGGCGTGCGCGGCCTTGCCGTCGACGAGGCCTTGGGCCGTGCAGCGTCGAAGGCCGTTGGTGACCTCGACGTCGATCGCCTCCGGCGCCCAGACGCGTTCTTCGGCCAACGTTTTGCGGGCTTGGCCGGCGTGGAGCAGCGCGGTCAGCGCGGCGGAAGCGTCCATCACGATCACCGGGACTCGCGGCCTTCGTTGACCGCTGAGACGATGTCGTCGGTGTCGATGTTGAGGTCCGGCAGCGCCCCGAGGAGATCGGCATTGTCGGCCCGGCGGGAGGCTTCGGCCAGTTCACGCATCGCGTAGGTGTTGACCGAGACGCGTTCCCGGGCGGCGAGCCGCTCCAGGCGTTCCACGACGTCATCCGGCACGTTGCGTAGGTAAACCGTTCCCATGTTGCACAATGCTAGCAGAGTGCAACAGTTGTGTCAGGCTGGTGGCAACACCGACGCACTCGGCGCCACAACCGCAGGAGGCGACACCTCCGCCGGACCAGGCGTGACCGGAGTGCCCGAGCTTGCCGCCGCCGGCGCATGCTGCACAGCCGCCGGCGCCAACCCACCACCAGGAGCCGTCGCCTCCACGCCAGCAGGCGGAACCGGAGTACCCGCACTGACACTCGGCGCCACCGCAGCGCTCGGCTCCACCGGAGTCCCAGCACTGACACTCGGCGCGGCGCCCTCACTACCCGGCACCACCGGAGTGCCCGCACTCCCGGGCACCACCGCCACGCCCTCGCCCTCAACCGCAGCAGGCGCAGCGCCCGGCACAGTCGACGCCGGCGCGTCCTCCGCCGGCGCAACTTCCGCACCGCCGGCCGCTGAAGGCGCCGAGTACGACGAACCCGATCCCACCGACGACGCGCGCGGCGGCGCCGGCGGCGGCTGCACCCACACCGCGAGATCCGGACCGCCAGCGCTGTAGACCACACTGTCCGGCGCATCACCGGTGACATCGAAATACACCTTGCCCGTGACCTGCTGGCCCTGACTCAGCGTCGACGGATTCACACCCTGCGGCGTCGCCACCCCAAACAACACTCGATAGGTCTGGCCACTGCGCGCCCGCGCGTTCAAATTCGACACGATCGGAATCACGCTCCCCTGCACGGCAGTGTCGGTGGCCGTCGCCTCCCACAACTTGCCCGCAGCCGAGTACGGGATCACGTCCGAACTGGGTTTCAGGTCCTTGATCGTCCAGGCCTGCACGACGTTTCCGTTCACCAGCTCCGCCGAGCCACCCAAGGTGTGAACGACCGAGTCCTCCGCGGCCGCCATCGGCGCACCGATCACGCCCATGCATACAGCTGCGGCCGTGGCGGCCACCAGATTCCGTGCAGTCTTCACGTGTGTCTTCTCCCTGGGTCGGACATGGCTTCACCAGAAAACTAACAGGGGCTGACGCCCAAATCGGCCGCCGCGCATGGAGATTCTTCAGCAGCCACCGAGATCACCCCGCCAGCCCCTACATCGCCGCATCCAGCGCGCATATTGGCGCAAACACACACTGATCGAGGCCATCCCCAGCTCCGAAACGATGCCCCCACCAGCGACGATGACACGTCCCACCGCCACAGGCCCCAACGCCCCACCACGCCCATAGGCTCGACCAATGGACTGGCCGAAAACCCCCGGACGCGACAGCCGCCACAGCAGCGCGTTCGACATCAGCTGGCCCTACCGCGACCACCACATGATGGACTTCCTCGCCCACGCCACCGGAAACGCCATCGTCGACGAGCACGCACTCCCCGCCGAGCTGGCCGCCAAGCGCCGCCGCCGCGGCCACCTCCACACCCCGTACCCGCAGATCAACTGGCGTCACCCCGCCGCACACCCCGGTTGGCGCTACACCCGATCCGAACGCCGAGCCCTACGCGCAGCCACCATCCACTGGCCGACATCACGCCACGACCTCGCCGCCTACGCCAACCGCGACGTCCTCGAAGCCGAGTGGGACACCCGCTTCACAAACGACGGACCCGTGCACGCCGGCGCGGCCGCCCTGGTGTGGCGCGAACCCAACGCCGTCGCGACCGCGTTCACATCGGCCAAGTCCGCACGCCACAGCCGACTCTGGAAGACCGACTTCCTCGACGCACACAACGCCCGCCTCGACATCGACGCCGTCATGGCCCGCATCGTCACCACCGCCCACCGCCTGTGGCGCACCCACGCCGACACCCACCTACACCTCGGCGCCACCGACACCACCACCTGGACAGCTCTCCTGACCACCCTCGACCACCTCACCGACTACGCCCGCGCGCTCAACGGCCGCGCCGACCTTCTCCTCGCCTACCGCGAGGTCCTGCGCCTGGAGAACGTCGACGACGCCGCGATCCGCATCGAGTTCGGGCTGCCCCTCGACGACACCACACCCCTGAACCGCACCGCACTCGACATGGACCTCAACGTCGAGCTGACCGCACTCGTCTGTCAGTTGGCTCGATCGGCCCTCTTCGACGAACAAGACGTCGCGGTGCAGTCCTCGGGTTGACCTGCCAAAACAGCACGCTGTTGCAGTGTGCTAGCATAGTGCTATCACATGGCGACGACAGTGGATCAATCGCCCACACCACGCCAACGACCAGAAGGAGGCCCCGACATGGTGCAAAACGCACAGCTGGACGCCCCATTTACCAGTGACGCGGCATTCGGCGAGGGCTACCATTTCCCCATGGACGGAAATGCGCCGATCAGCGCGCCTCCCGGGCCCCCGCCCCCGTGGCCGCAGTCTTACCCGCCCGCCAAGCCGGCGAAGCGGTGGCTTCCCGTCGCCATCATCGTCGCAGCGATCATCATCGCCGCCGCCATGGTCAGTGTCGCTGTCCTGAGCAGGGACACCAACACCGCCGCCCCCGCCGGCCCAGTACCCACCGCGGTCGGCAGCGCACCCGCTCAGGGCGCCGCCACGGAGGCCAGCTCGACCTGCGACGCATGGCCTTCCACGAAGGCCGCGCTGAACGCAATTCCACAGCTTCCGCCGGGCTGGGATTGGTCGACGCCGAATATCGACATCTACATCGGCAATCGCACGGCGGCGATCGCGAAAGCGTTGGACCTTTTTGAGCCGGAGATTGCTGCCGAGCCTCAGACCACAGCGTCGACGGCACGCCAGTACGTAACGGAGCGGCGGAACGAGATCGAGCTGCTCCGCAGTCACACCTACACACAGGCTGATGGTGTGGCGGCGACGGCCGCGTCCGCGCGGCTCGATCAGCTGTGTGGTGTGAGCTAAGGCGTCGGTCAAGTAAGTGACTCCAAAACCGACAACGCCGAACGCATCTGAGCTGCTGCAGAACTTTTGGGAAGACTCCCTTGAGCCTGCGGACTTGATGCGACGCTCCGTCGAACTGACCAAGCTGTCGGGCCAGCTTGTCGCCACGTCCCAGGATGGCCAGGTGGGCGCGATGAAGCTGCTCAATTATGGCCAGGGTGATCTCGCGAACGTCATTTCTGGGGCGTGGACGAAGTACTTCGTCAACGTGGGCCTCGTTGGGGCCCAGGTCGGCCAGGCAGCGGGATGCCTGGAGGCCTGGGCCTCCGCGCTCGGCGCCATGCACGCCGGGATGGCCGGCGTCGTCGGCTGGGCCGAGACCGCAATCGCAGCACTCGAGGCCTCACGCCCAGCTGCAATGGCCGCGGGCCAAGACGTCGACGCCATGATCGAGCAAGTCAAGAACGAAGCCAAATCGCAGATCATGGCGATCTCCAACGCTGCGATGGGCGCACTCGCCGCTCTACCCAGCTGGGCTGGCAGCATCCCTGCCGCCATGCCCACGCCCGGCGGCGGGACACCTGGCACTAGCAGCGAGGTGACGACTGGTCCTGGACAGGCACCCGCATCGTTACCCGCCAGCGGAAGTCCTTCCGAAGTCACCAGCGGCCCCGGACAAAGCGCCTCGGGGACACAAGCATTGTCGAACCCCTCCGGCACTGAAGTAACTGCCGGCCCGGGACAGTCCGCCAGTGGGGCCGCTCAAGGATCCACAGACCCTGCCGGAGTGACGACGGGACCAGGACAAGCAGGCATCACCCCCGCCGGTTTCAGCCAGCAGTCGAGCGGGGGCTCGTCGGCGACATCAGGGCCAGGTATGCCGTCCAGTGGATCTGGCGGCGCAGGCACGAACAGCTCAGCTCCGGGAAGCGCCAGCGGCGCACCCTCGACCTCTGCCCCCAGCTCATCATCGCCGGCAGCGTCCGGCGCACCATCAGCCAGCGCGGGCACTTCGGCCGACGGATCGGGCACCGGCACAGGTACATCCGGCTCGGGCTCCGGCTCCGGCTCCGGCTCCGGCTCCGGCTCCGGGACCAGCTCTTCTCCGGCTGCCGCGCAGCAAGTTTCGCAGTCTTCCGGATCGTCGACCACCGGGGCGGAGGCTCCTGCAGCTGCTGCGGCGCCAGCGGCCTCACCTTCGACTGCGGCTGCGTCGACCGCGGGCGTGGCTCCTGTTGCTGCTTCCGCGGCGCCTGTAGCGGCGGCAGCGGCGGGTCCAGCGTCGGCCGCACCGGTGTCAGCAGCAGCTCCGCTGAGTGCCGCCGCGGCGGCCCCGCTGGCTTCGACGGCTGCCGGAGCGGTTCCTGCGCCTCCTCCCCCGCCGGTTTCTCCGTTGTCGCCGGCCTCTCCGGCTGGCGCGATTCCGCCTCCGCCGCCGACGATGGCAGCTCCGCCTCCCGCCGCGGGTGTGCCGGCGACGGCGACCCCGGGTCCTGCTCCAGCACCCGCGCCAGCTCCGGCGCCGGCCCCCGGCCATGGCCCACCGCCTGGCCCTACTGCGCATACTGCGCCGCCGTCGTCGACGCCGGTGTCCAATGCTTCGCAGCAGCAGAATCCGGATCCGTCGGTCCCCCCATCGGGTGGTCCCGCGGTCGGCGGTGGGGTTGGTGGTCCGATCATCGCTCCGCTGAGCGGGCAGGACCCATTGATCGTCCCGGCCGTGCTGGCGCCACCGGTAGCCCCGATCGTCGCTCTGGGCGACGAGGACCTTGCGACGGTGCGCAGAGTCGTGGAGGCGGCCGGCGGAGCGGCCCGCGTGCAGTGGGCCGCCGGCATGGTGGTCACCAGCGGACGCCGCCAGGTCGTCCTGACCTCCGATCGCGGCCGTGGATGGCTTCCAGCGGAAGCGTTCATGCCCGCCGATGTCGTGATGCCGTGGTCGCATGAAGACTCGGCCCGCTGGGAGGGCCTGGTGGATCCGGCTCGGGTCATCGTCGAGTACGCCGCGGCCGCGCAGGGTCAGTTGACCGCGCTCGCGTCGACATTCTCCAGCGCCCCGGGCGTCGCTGCCGGTGTCCCGTGGGCGTTCGTCGACGGGACCGACCGGGCGTATCCCGAGCTGCTCAGCGGGCCCGTGGTGACTCGCTTCGAGCTGCAGGTCTCAGATGCGCGGCGCCGCGCCGTCAAGCACATCGTGGACTCGGTCAAGCAGCGTGAGCAGGTGCTGTGGCTTGCCGTGAACGCCGATGAGAAGGCCGGACCCTCAGACGAGCGGCAGCGCATGCTGACGACGTTCCGAAACAACTTGGGGCGCATCGACAATGCCCGGTGGGTGGCTTCCTTGCCGTGGGAGCGGCTGGAGGAGGAATACCACCAGCTGTGCGTGCAAGAGAAGGCGGCGCGGGTCGACGTCCGTGACGTCGAGGTCGGCCAGCTCGACACCGCCGGTGGCGCGTGCCGGCCGCTGCTGGCACAGGCCTACGCCACCGAGGCCGCCCTGGCGCTACGCAACCCCGTAGCGGTGCGGGCGTTGGCCGATGCGACCTACTCGTGGAGCATGCTGCTCGACATCCAGACCACAGAACCGACCTCTGCGCCACCGCAGTTCGTCGGACGGTGAGCTGAGCGGTGGCCAGCGCCCCTTTGGTGTGCGCCCTCTTGGCGTCGAAGTACGCGGCGATTTTGGACGCACTGTGCGGCGAGCTGAGTGATGCCGCGGTGGTGCGCGTCGGGCCAGCCGACGCCGAGGAACCGTATCCGCCACAGGTCCTGGGCCCGGATGAGCTTCCGGGGCCGCCGCCTGCGCGCTACGTGATCGAGTGCGTCCTGCCGGATGGCAATCTCCTGCACGTGTCGGATCACCGGGGGTACGGGCTGCGGAAGGTGGCGCGGCCGGCGGACGCGCCGGATGCGTGGGTCGTGGAGATCTGGTCGCGGCGTGACGACCTTGCTTCAGGGCTGATGAGTACCGCCACTAGTGACGAGCGCAGCGTGAGTGGACTGCTCGATGCGGTGAGGGATGCGCTGCAGGGTCACGGCATGCGTGCCGTCAGCTGATCCGCGTCAGCCTCTCTAGGCGCAGGCGTTGATCGCGGCAGTCTTCTCGCTCACGGTGATCGGCAGGTCATATTTTGCACTGACCGCCAGGTAGTCCTTTGCGAAGAGGCAGCGCGCTTCGGGCAGGATGGGGGCCCACTCATCTAGCGTCGCATCACTTTTCGCTTGGTTCACGCTGGAGGAAAGGGCGCGCAGTTCCGTGAGGTCGTTGGCGAAGATCTGACGCTTGATCGGATCCCATTGCCAGGCACCAGCATTCCACGCTCTATGAAGAGACACGGTGTGGTCCACTTCAACGTCATCGAGGTCGACGCGCTCGCCGCTGTAGGGATCCTGCAACCAACCGGCGATGACCTTGCAGTTGCGAGTCCCCGCCTTGAACGTGATGTCACGCAGATCCCTGTGTAGGACACGGGATCTCGTATCACACCCGGAGTGATCGGTTGGGTCGTTCCACGCTGGCCCGAACACGCACGCCTTGCCCTTCTTGCAGCTGCGCTCATAACCCGGTACGTCGTCAATGCGGTCGACGACCCTGACCTGATCGAGCAGTGTCGCAAGATCACTGGAGGGAGCTGGTGCGGCGATCGCCACTGTGTCACCGCGGTATCCGAGGTCCAGGCCGGGGTGCAGCCAGGCCGCGATCGCCACTACCGCGGCCGCAACCGCTACAGCCCCACCACGCTTGCGTCGACGCCGAACCATCTTGATGTCCTCTCGAAATTCACAGTGCCTGCTCAGGTTATCCGCCGGATCAGACAGAAATGCTTGCCGCGGGCCTCCGAATTCGATTGCCGGTCATCGCGTTACCGCGGATAGGGCCTTGTTCAGCGGCGATGGCACGTCCCCGGCCTTCAGGCAAAACAAGTAGGGCAGAGCAGCTGGCAGACAGCTCGGGGGCAACGGTGCGGGCTTCAAGGCCACCGTGATCGACGCGGCGATTCCCGAGCTGCTCCGGATGGAAAAGCGCGGCCGATCAGATAACGAAGACCAGGACGAGCAACACGACACCAACCACGGCTGCGATACCCCAACTGAACCATCGATCCAATTCGCGTTGGCGCTCCTGTTCGCGCTGCTCTTCGAGCCTGCGGACGAGGGCTGCGTTGTCGGCCTGCTGCTGCCGCCGCTTGGCAAGGGACTTCTCCCGTTCCCGGCGGGCGCGTTCACGCTCCTCGGCGACGGCCCGTCGCCGGGCTTCTGCCTCGGACTTTCGTCGTTCTTCTGCCTCAGTTCGCGCTCTCACACGATCTGCTTTCAGACGAGCATGGAGGTCGGCCAGTTCTTGGTCGTTGGCAACTTTCAGATCTGTTGGGGTCGTGACAGTCCCGGTGATCGGGTCGATATCGCAGTCGATGATCCTGTCCGAGTGCAGCCAGGACCACTGTCCATCGACAACCGTGGTGGTGCGCTGGATATAGCCCCGAGGTAGCCCAGGTTCGCGCACATTTGAAATGTGTTGCACCAGGGTGCCGATCTGACCGAATGTTGGGTCAATCCAGTAGACAGTCTCACCGCCATCAAGCATCGACGCGGCGTAACTGCCGAACACTTCCACCCGCCAGACATCCTTACCCACGCACTTTGGGTCGGCTGTTGTCGCCCAGGCAGACACAAGCCACACCACGCGCAGTCCGACGGTGTCTCGCAGTTCGCGGTAGTCGTCGACTCGGTTCTGCCATTGTGACCGGTGGTCGGCCGGGTCGGTGCCGGCCATCGACTGTTGTTGGCACTCAAAAGCGACTCGCGCCCCGCCTTCAAACTCCACGTACACATCGGGCCACCGTTGCCTCCCGTCGCGCAGGCGCGGCAGGTTTCTGTACTCAAGTTCGAGCACGGGAGGATGCATGCTGGCCAGCCAGTCGTGGATTGCGAGCTTGGCCTGCTCATGCCAGACGGATTCAGGTCCGCCACGGTGCATTCCTGCATCGGGTCGGCTCTCGTGGACGAAATGTGTTCGCTTTACGGGTCCTTGGGCGATGGTTTTGAAGGGTTCACACCCTGGCAGGGGGCACCACAACTCTCCAGCTTGGGTCAGTTGTCGATACGTTCGGCCGGACGGATCGAATGGTGCCGGTTCATCTTTGGCGCCATGCGGCAGGTGGACGATCGGTGCGCCGTGTTCGCAACCCCGACGGGCATACACTTGGCGGTTCGTTCTGCTCCACCAGTCCCGCTCCGGATTGCTGCCCATGTACGTCACCCGCAGCTCGGATCCCTCAGACCGGTCGTGAAGCCGGAATGCCCATGGCCGGGCCCGGGCCCATCGCGGCGGCACCGGCCTGCAGGAGCTTGCTCACGGTCTCATGGTGCAGGCCGGTGGCCTTGTTGATCCCACGTTTGCTTTGGGCGCCGTCGTGCGCGAGTTCGAGTACATCGGCGATCTGCTCGACCGGCCGATCGGCGATCGCCTTCTGCGTCGGGTTCTGCTCCTTCACCCTGTGCGCAACCTCGACCCAGTAGCGGCGCCGATCCGCCGCGCGCTGCGCCTCCTGCGTTTCCTGGTGCGCCCGAACAGCTTTAACCGTCATGGGGCGCACGCGGCTGAGGATCGCGGCGCCGTGAGCGGTCGCGAGCAGGCTCACCGGCGGCACGACGCCAATCGCGGCCTTGAGCCACGGCTCCAACTCGGCGGTCGGCGGAAGAGTGGCGTGCAGAGCATTGGCGCCGACGCTGGCCATCGCGGCCAAAGCCAGTACCCACCAGAAGAATCGGCGATTCGAGCGCTGCTGCTGCCCGTACGCGCCCAACGCGAGCACGGCCATCGTGGCGCTGAGAATGGTCCCGTCGACGATGATGGGCCACAGCGGCGCCAGGCTGCGGTTGTAGCCGGCACGGATCGCGAGGTCGGTCAGCGACGCGAAACTCAGGATGAACGAGGCGATTCCGATGATCGCGGTGATACCGACCGCCGCGAAGCGAGTCGCGCGCAGCATCTTCGCCGACCCTGGGGCGGCCAGGACCTCCTCGTCGCCCGCGAGCACCAGGTCATCGTCAGCGACCGGGATCGTCGGCGCGGCCGTCAATGGCGCAATCGGCATCGTGGATGCCACGGATGAGCCGTTGCGGGCGGGATGGGTGTCCAGTGGGGCGTCGTCGACGACTGTCATGGCGTCCTCAGGGGTTCGGCGGCGAAATCGAAATGTCACGTGTTGCGGTGAACTGAAAACGTCTGGCGCGCAATGCCAGTACTCAGCACCATCGCAAAAAGCGTAACACCGTCTCGGCGCCGATCCGGGGGCCGCGACCACCGGAAATGACAGGTCCCCCGGAAGTTAGTGACCCGAGGAGGTCGAGCCGCCGGCTGTGCCGAAGGGCGGCTCTTCGGACTCGATCTCCGGGATCGCTCCGAACGTCTGCTCGACTCCCTGCGGGGCGTCGTAGAGCTTGTCCTCCGGGAAGATCGCGGGGTCGCGCTTGGTCGACTCCCCGTCGCCCTGCTTGTTGCCGCCATGCATGCCGTGCATCGGCATCATCGGCATCATCGGCATCCGGCTGCCCGCAGCGCCCGCCGGCGACCCGCCACCGGGCGCTTGCAGAGCGCTCGCCTGCAGCGCGCTCGATCCGTTCATCGGGGTGATCGGACCTTCCAGGCCGGCCGGCATCGTTGTACCGGGGTCCATGCCGCCGCCGCCACCGCCGCCACCGCCGAAGCCGCCCCCGCCGGCGCCGAGGCCGTCGAGGCCGAGATCCGGTGCGGAGACCTCCGCGGACTTGGACGCCGATTCGGCGACCTTGCTGACGAGCTGGCCGACCTGCTCGCCCGCCTTGCCCACCGCCTCGCCGACCTTGCTACCGATCTGCGAGAGCTGCTGGGACAGCTGCTGGGCGATCTGGGAGCCGGTCTGCATGCCCATCTGCATGACCTGCTGCATCATCTGCTGAGACTGGTCCCCGCCGAGCATCTCCTCGGCCTTGGCCTTGGCTTCCTCGTCGATCGACTCGGGATCCAGCTGCCCCGCCACAT from Mycobacterium sp. MS1601 harbors:
- a CDS encoding DUF1942 domain-containing protein produces the protein MKTARNLVAATAAAVCMGVIGAPMAAAEDSVVHTLGGSAELVNGNVVQAWTIKDLKPSSDVIPYSAAGKLWEATATDTAVQGSVIPIVSNLNARARSGQTYRVLFGVATPQGVNPSTLSQGQQVTGKVYFDVTGDAPDSVVYSAGGPDLAVWVQPPPAPPRASSVGSGSSYSAPSAAGGAEVAPAEDAPASTVPGAAPAAVEGEGVAVVPGSAGTPVVPGSEGAAPSVSAGTPVEPSAAVAPSVSAGTPVPPAGVEATAPGGGLAPAAVQHAPAAASSGTPVTPGPAEVSPPAVVAPSASVLPPA
- a CDS encoding competence protein CoiA family protein yields the protein MGSNPERDWWSRTNRQVYARRGCEHGAPIVHLPHGAKDEPAPFDPSGRTYRQLTQAGELWCPLPGCEPFKTIAQGPVKRTHFVHESRPDAGMHRGGPESVWHEQAKLAIHDWLASMHPPVLELEYRNLPRLRDGRQRWPDVYVEFEGGARVAFECQQQSMAGTDPADHRSQWQNRVDDYRELRDTVGLRVVWLVSAWATTADPKCVGKDVWRVEVFGSYAASMLDGGETVYWIDPTFGQIGTLVQHISNVREPGLPRGYIQRTTTVVDGQWSWLHSDRIIDCDIDPITGTVTTPTDLKVANDQELADLHARLKADRVRARTEAEERRKSEAEARRRAVAEERERARREREKSLAKRRQQQADNAALVRRLEEQREQERQRELDRWFSWGIAAVVGVVLLVLVFVI
- a CDS encoding FitA-like ribbon-helix-helix domain-containing protein → MGTVYLRNVPDDVVERLERLAARERVSVNTYAMRELAEASRRADNADLLGALPDLNIDTDDIVSAVNEGRESR
- a CDS encoding type II toxin-antitoxin system VapC family toxin, whose product is MIVMDASAALTALLHAGQARKTLAEERVWAPEAIDVEVTNGLRRCTAQGLVDGKAAHAAMSVWRDLGVRRVSGLGLLGRVWELSEVLDAGAANYVALAEALGCPVVTVDAKLGAVADIQCPVMVVAN
- a CDS encoding DUF2637 domain-containing protein, with protein sequence MTVVDDAPLDTHPARNGSSVASTMPIAPLTAAPTIPVADDDLVLAGDEEVLAAPGSAKMLRATRFAAVGITAIIGIASFILSFASLTDLAIRAGYNRSLAPLWPIIVDGTILSATMAVLALGAYGQQQRSNRRFFWWVLALAAMASVGANALHATLPPTAELEPWLKAAIGVVPPVSLLATAHGAAILSRVRPMTVKAVRAHQETQEAQRAADRRRYWVEVAHRVKEQNPTQKAIADRPVEQIADVLELAHDGAQSKRGINKATGLHHETVSKLLQAGAAAMGPGPAMGIPASRPV
- a CDS encoding HNH endonuclease family protein encodes the protein MAIAAWLHPGLDLGYRGDTVAIAAPAPSSDLATLLDQVRVVDRIDDVPGYERSCKKGKACVFGPAWNDPTDHSGCDTRSRVLHRDLRDITFKAGTRNCKVIAGWLQDPYSGERVDLDDVEVDHTVSLHRAWNAGAWQWDPIKRQIFANDLTELRALSSSVNQAKSDATLDEWAPILPEARCLFAKDYLAVSAKYDLPITVSEKTAAINACA